A region of Streptomyces sp. R44 DNA encodes the following proteins:
- the ung gene encoding uracil-DNA glycosylase, with amino-acid sequence MTDTSMLPESWRGVLGEELQKPYFAQLTEFVEEERAKGPVFPPKDEVFAALDATPYDKVKVLILGQDPYHGEGQGHGLCFSVRPGVKTPPSLRNIYKEMHEELGHPIPDNGYLMPWAEQGVLLLNAVLTVRSGEANSHKSKGWEKFTDAVITAVASRPDPAVFVLWGNYAQKKLPLIDEERHVVVKGAHPSPLSAKKFFGSRPFTQIDAAVAAQGHEPIDWRIPDLG; translated from the coding sequence GTGACCGACACCAGCATGCTGCCCGAGTCCTGGCGGGGTGTCCTCGGCGAGGAGCTGCAGAAGCCGTACTTCGCCCAGCTCACCGAGTTCGTCGAGGAGGAGCGCGCCAAGGGGCCGGTCTTCCCGCCGAAGGACGAGGTCTTCGCCGCCCTCGACGCCACCCCGTACGACAAGGTCAAGGTCCTGATCCTCGGTCAGGACCCGTACCACGGCGAGGGGCAGGGCCACGGCCTGTGCTTCTCCGTCCGCCCCGGCGTGAAGACCCCGCCCTCCCTGCGGAACATCTACAAGGAGATGCACGAGGAGCTCGGCCACCCGATCCCGGACAACGGCTATCTGATGCCGTGGGCCGAGCAGGGCGTCCTCCTGCTCAACGCCGTGCTGACGGTCCGCTCCGGCGAGGCGAACTCGCACAAGAGCAAGGGCTGGGAGAAGTTCACGGACGCGGTGATCACCGCCGTCGCCTCCCGCCCCGACCCCGCCGTCTTCGTCCTGTGGGGCAACTACGCGCAGAAGAAGCTGCCGCTGATCGACGAGGAGCGGCACGTCGTGGTGAAGGGGGCGCACCCCTCGCCGCTGTCGGCGAAGAAGTTCTTCGGATCGCGTCCCTTCACCCAGATCGACGCGGCCGTCGCCGCCCAGGGACACGAGCCGATCGACTGGCGCATCCCGGACCTCGGCTGA